In Bacillus sp. KH172YL63, one genomic interval encodes:
- a CDS encoding 4-hydroxy-3-methylbut-2-enyl diphosphate reductase has protein sequence MEIIKITPRGYCYGVVDAMVIARNAALDKSLPRPIYILGMIVHNKHVTDAFEEDGIITLDGSNRKEIIEQVNEGTVIFTAHGVSPEVKEIAKQKGLVTLDATCPDVTKTHDLIRAKEAEGYDVIYIGKKGHPEPEGAVGVAPDIVHLVETAEDVEQLTINNDKIIVTNQTTMSQWDVLDTMDKVKEMYPHVELHKEICLATQVRQEAVAEQAGDADVLIVVGDPKSNNSNRLAQVSMDIAGTPAHRISDISELDIEWIKDANIVAVTAGASTPTPIVKEVIKFLEAFDPNDEITWTREHSVPLNKILPKVRKAKLGIK, from the coding sequence ATGGAAATTATTAAGATTACCCCGAGGGGCTATTGTTACGGCGTGGTCGATGCAATGGTCATTGCAAGGAATGCCGCATTAGACAAATCGCTCCCTCGTCCAATTTATATTTTAGGCATGATCGTCCATAACAAACATGTGACCGATGCTTTCGAAGAGGACGGGATCATCACACTGGACGGCAGCAACCGAAAAGAAATCATTGAACAGGTGAACGAAGGGACGGTCATCTTCACCGCTCACGGTGTTTCACCTGAAGTGAAGGAAATCGCCAAGCAAAAAGGGCTCGTCACACTGGATGCCACATGCCCGGACGTCACGAAAACACACGATCTGATCCGCGCAAAAGAAGCAGAAGGCTATGATGTGATTTATATCGGTAAGAAAGGTCATCCGGAGCCAGAAGGTGCTGTCGGCGTCGCTCCTGACATAGTACATCTCGTTGAAACGGCGGAAGATGTCGAACAATTAACCATCAACAATGACAAAATCATCGTCACCAACCAAACGACGATGAGCCAATGGGACGTTCTTGATACGATGGATAAAGTGAAAGAAATGTATCCACATGTGGAACTTCACAAAGAAATCTGCCTCGCTACACAAGTAAGGCAGGAAGCGGTGGCAGAGCAGGCTGGGGATGCTGATGTCCTCATCGTCGTAGGAGATCCAAAAAGCAATAACTCCAACCGCCTTGCCCAAGTATCGATGGATATTGCCGGCACCCCTGCCCACAGGATTTCAGACATAAGCGAGTTGGACATCGAATGGATCAAAGATGCAAACATCGTTGCGGTAACGGCTGGTGCATCCACTCCGACACCGATCGTGAAAGAAGTCATTAAATTTCTTGAAGCGTTCGATCCAAATGATGAAATCACCTGGACACGGGAGCACAGTGTACCGTTAAATAAGATTCTCCCTAAGGTACGGAAAGCTAAGTTGGGAATAAAATAA
- a CDS encoding Nif3-like dinuclear metal center hexameric protein yields MKTVNGHEIIQLFEEFSPKHLAEKGDPIGLQIGKLNEKVENVMVTLDVLENVVDEAIKNNVKLIIAHHPPLFRPMKTLQTDTYQGRMIEKLIKHDIAVYAAHTNLDVATGGVNDLLADMLQLQEPSVLVPTFEEELRKLVVYVPGENAEELRQALGKAGAGHIGNYSHCSFSSEGTGRFLPEEGTNPHIGKKGVLEQVSEEKVETVYPVSLEKKVLKAMFTHHPYEEVAYDIYSLQNTSSSLGLGRIGTLPAEMTLKEFALHVKKTFGMDGVRMIGDGKAKVKKVAVLGGDGNKFIGKAKRQGADVFVSGDIYYHTAHDAMMMGLHIVDAGHHIEKVMKDGVAAYLARKCADRGYVVNVFASKAETNPFTYM; encoded by the coding sequence ATGAAGACAGTGAATGGACATGAAATCATTCAACTATTCGAAGAATTCTCCCCAAAGCATCTTGCTGAAAAAGGAGATCCGATTGGACTTCAAATTGGAAAGCTGAATGAAAAAGTGGAGAATGTTATGGTTACCCTGGATGTTCTCGAAAATGTCGTGGATGAAGCGATCAAAAATAATGTAAAACTGATCATCGCCCATCATCCGCCATTATTCAGACCGATGAAAACACTGCAAACAGACACGTATCAAGGGCGTATGATTGAAAAGTTGATCAAACACGATATTGCCGTATACGCCGCCCATACGAACCTGGATGTGGCGACAGGGGGCGTCAATGACCTCCTTGCTGATATGCTTCAGTTACAGGAACCATCCGTACTGGTTCCAACATTCGAAGAAGAACTCCGCAAACTGGTCGTATATGTACCAGGAGAGAATGCAGAAGAACTTCGTCAGGCCCTGGGGAAAGCTGGTGCCGGTCATATCGGTAATTATTCACACTGCAGTTTCTCAAGTGAAGGTACGGGGAGATTCCTGCCTGAAGAAGGAACAAACCCACACATTGGGAAAAAGGGTGTGCTCGAACAAGTTTCTGAAGAAAAGGTGGAGACGGTCTATCCTGTTTCGCTTGAGAAGAAAGTGTTAAAAGCGATGTTTACACATCATCCCTATGAAGAGGTAGCTTATGACATCTATTCCCTTCAAAATACATCCTCTTCCCTTGGGTTAGGAAGGATCGGTACTTTACCTGCTGAAATGACCCTCAAAGAATTCGCCCTGCATGTGAAGAAGACGTTTGGCATGGATGGAGTAAGGATGATTGGGGACGGAAAAGCGAAAGTTAAAAAGGTAGCTGTTTTAGGCGGGGATGGCAACAAGTTCATCGGAAAAGCGAAAAGGCAGGGTGCCGATGTGTTTGTCTCCGGTGATATTTATTATCATACCGCACATGATGCCATGATGATGGGCCTTCATATCGTTGATGCCGGTCACCATATTGAAAAAGTGATGAAAGACGGAGTGGCCGCATATTTAGCCCGTAAATGCGCTGATAGAGGGTATGTGGTGAATGTGTTCGCCTCTAAAGCTGAAACGAATCCGTTTACGTATATGTAA
- a CDS encoding tRNA (adenine(22)-N(1))-methyltransferase, with protein MNIQQLSKRLETVVSYIPKNSKIADIGSDHAYLPCYAVNKGIAASAIAGEVVEGPFLSAKKQVEDAQLTDQVEVRFGNGLEVITPGEVDCITIAGMGGTLIASILEAGKDKLDNGPRLILQPNVSAKSIRTWLMDNGWSLVGEEILEEDDKLYEILVAEKGDPKANYTDKIDQELLLGPFLMKERNDAFKRKWKQELQQWKHIINNMEKAEKTTALESRKQELMVKINMVEEVLAQ; from the coding sequence ATGAACATTCAACAATTATCCAAACGACTAGAAACAGTTGTTTCTTACATACCGAAGAATTCAAAAATTGCAGATATCGGTTCGGATCATGCTTATCTTCCCTGTTATGCGGTAAATAAGGGCATTGCTGCTTCCGCCATTGCAGGGGAAGTAGTGGAGGGGCCATTTCTGTCAGCTAAGAAACAGGTGGAGGATGCACAATTAACCGACCAAGTGGAAGTAAGATTTGGGAATGGTTTAGAGGTCATCACGCCAGGGGAAGTAGATTGTATCACCATTGCAGGGATGGGAGGCACGTTGATCGCGTCGATCCTGGAGGCAGGAAAGGACAAACTCGACAATGGCCCGAGATTGATTCTGCAGCCGAATGTAAGCGCAAAATCCATCCGAACATGGCTGATGGACAATGGGTGGAGCCTGGTTGGAGAAGAAATCCTAGAAGAAGACGATAAGCTCTATGAAATCCTGGTCGCAGAAAAAGGAGATCCTAAAGCGAACTACACAGATAAAATAGATCAAGAACTCCTGCTCGGACCATTCTTGATGAAAGAACGAAACGATGCGTTTAAGAGAAAATGGAAACAGGAGCTTCAACAATGGAAGCATATTATCAACAATATGGAAAAAGCAGAAAAGACCACGGCGCTTGAAAGCCGAAAGCAGGAATTGATGGTGAAAATCAACATGGTGGAGGAGGTCCTTGCTCAATGA
- the cccA gene encoding cytochrome c550: protein MNRNPIIPFILIMALGIGLVFFLSIEGLNNAEEKANEEKHGEMKEGEEASSGEFDPEAKYKESCVSCHGGNYEGGAGPALKGTKLSKDEIKETIKNGRGIMPAGLVQEENLDAMADWIKSLK, encoded by the coding sequence ATGAACCGTAATCCAATCATTCCATTCATTCTGATCATGGCGCTTGGAATCGGCCTTGTATTCTTCTTATCAATCGAAGGATTGAACAATGCTGAGGAAAAAGCAAATGAAGAGAAACATGGTGAGATGAAAGAGGGCGAAGAAGCTTCAAGCGGGGAATTCGATCCTGAAGCGAAGTACAAGGAGTCTTGCGTATCTTGTCATGGTGGTAACTATGAAGGTGGCGCTGGTCCTGCTCTGAAAGGTACCAAATTATCAAAAGATGAAATCAAAGAAACCATTAAAAATGGTAGAGGCATCATGCCTGCTGGCCTAGTACAAGAAGAAAATCTTGATGCAATGGCAGACTGGATCAAATCACTTAAATAA
- a CDS encoding acyl-CoA dehydrogenase family protein → MNFDLTQEQAMIKKTIREFADEEVAPGALDRDRTKEFPKDIFKKLSDLGMMGLPFPEEYGGAGADTVSFAIVTEELSRACASTGITYSAHISLGGAPINLFGTPEQKQQYLTPICTGESFGAFGLTEPNAGSDAGGTQTTAEDKGDTWLINGSKCYITNASYANHLAMTAITGRNNGQKEISAIIVPTSADGFKVIDNYEKMGLHASNTTELVMEDVEVAKENLLGKQGEGFKQFLVTLDGGRIGIGAMAVGVAQAAFDKALQYSKERKQFGKTLSQFQVTQFKLADMAMKIELARNMVHKAAWLKDQGRPFSKEASMCKLYASEISMEVADEAIQIHGGYGYMKEYHVERYLRDAKLLEIGEGTSEVQRMVISRLIGCQ, encoded by the coding sequence ATGAATTTCGATTTGACACAGGAACAAGCAATGATTAAGAAGACAATCAGGGAATTTGCCGATGAAGAAGTGGCACCTGGTGCACTGGATCGTGACCGTACCAAGGAATTTCCTAAAGACATTTTCAAGAAGCTCTCAGATTTGGGGATGATGGGGCTTCCTTTTCCAGAAGAATATGGCGGTGCCGGTGCCGACACGGTCAGCTTTGCGATCGTAACCGAAGAGCTCAGCCGTGCTTGTGCTTCAACGGGAATTACCTACTCTGCACATATATCACTTGGCGGGGCACCGATTAATTTATTTGGGACACCAGAACAAAAGCAGCAATATTTAACACCGATATGCACAGGGGAGTCGTTCGGCGCTTTCGGGCTCACTGAACCCAATGCAGGTTCTGATGCAGGTGGAACGCAGACAACTGCAGAGGATAAAGGGGATACATGGCTCATTAACGGAAGCAAGTGCTATATAACGAACGCAAGTTACGCCAATCATCTTGCAATGACTGCGATTACGGGCAGGAACAACGGGCAAAAAGAGATCAGCGCAATCATCGTCCCTACCAGTGCCGACGGATTCAAGGTGATCGATAATTATGAAAAGATGGGGCTGCATGCTTCGAATACAACCGAATTGGTCATGGAAGATGTAGAAGTGGCGAAAGAAAATCTGTTAGGCAAGCAAGGGGAAGGATTCAAGCAGTTCCTTGTCACACTTGACGGAGGAAGAATCGGAATCGGAGCGATGGCTGTCGGAGTTGCACAGGCTGCATTTGACAAAGCGCTTCAATATTCAAAAGAAAGAAAGCAGTTTGGCAAAACGTTGTCACAATTCCAAGTCACTCAGTTTAAGCTTGCCGATATGGCGATGAAAATTGAACTGGCACGGAACATGGTCCACAAAGCAGCGTGGCTGAAGGATCAAGGAAGGCCGTTTTCAAAAGAAGCTTCCATGTGTAAGCTGTATGCTTCTGAAATCAGCATGGAGGTGGCAGATGAAGCGATTCAGATCCACGGCGGTTATGGATACATGAAGGAATACCATGTAGAGCGCTATCTGCGGGATGCAAAGCTCCTGGAGATCGGTGAAGGGACGTCAGAAGTCCAGAGAATGGTCATTTCGAGACTGATCGGCTGTCAGTAA
- the rpoD gene encoding RNA polymerase sigma factor RpoD produces MAEKSARSKQIASELTVDQVKEFLVNQGKKRGVLTYEDIADKLSGFELDSDQMDEFYEHLGEQSVEIINESEEDDDPGAQELEKEEGEEFNLNDLSVPPGVKINDPVRMYLKEIGRVDLLSAEEEINLAKRIEDGDEEAKRRLAEANLRLVVSIAKRYVGRGMLFLDLIQEGNMGLIKAVEKFDYRKGYKFSTYATWWIRQAITRAIADQARTIRIPVHMVETINKLIRVQRQLLQDLGREPAPEEIAEEMDLTPEKVREILKIAQEPVSLETPIGEEDDSHLGDFIEDAEAQSPSEHAAYELLKEQLEDVLDTLTDREENVLRLRFGLDDGRTRTLEEVGKVFGVTRERIRQIEAKALRKLRHPSRSKRLKDFLE; encoded by the coding sequence ATGGCTGAAAAGTCAGCGCGTTCCAAACAAATAGCGTCAGAATTGACAGTTGATCAGGTGAAAGAATTTTTAGTGAATCAAGGTAAGAAAAGAGGAGTCCTCACTTACGAAGACATTGCCGATAAGTTATCCGGTTTTGAATTGGATTCGGATCAGATGGATGAATTCTACGAGCACTTAGGTGAACAAAGTGTCGAAATCATCAATGAAAGTGAAGAAGACGATGATCCAGGTGCCCAGGAGTTAGAAAAAGAAGAGGGAGAAGAATTCAACCTTAACGACCTAAGCGTTCCTCCAGGGGTTAAAATAAATGATCCGGTCCGTATGTATTTAAAAGAAATCGGTCGGGTGGATCTGTTATCCGCTGAAGAAGAAATCAACCTTGCCAAGAGAATTGAAGATGGTGATGAAGAAGCGAAGCGCCGCCTTGCCGAAGCGAACCTTCGACTTGTTGTCAGTATCGCGAAACGGTATGTTGGCCGTGGGATGCTTTTCCTTGATCTTATCCAGGAAGGTAACATGGGTCTGATCAAAGCCGTGGAGAAATTCGATTACCGTAAAGGATACAAGTTCAGTACGTACGCTACATGGTGGATCCGCCAAGCGATCACCCGTGCGATTGCCGACCAGGCAAGAACCATCCGTATTCCGGTTCATATGGTAGAGACGATCAACAAACTGATCCGTGTCCAAAGACAGTTGCTTCAAGATCTTGGCCGTGAACCGGCACCTGAAGAGATTGCTGAAGAAATGGACCTTACACCTGAAAAGGTCAGAGAAATCCTGAAGATCGCCCAGGAGCCTGTATCTCTGGAAACGCCTATCGGTGAAGAGGATGATTCTCACCTTGGTGACTTCATTGAGGATGCCGAAGCCCAGTCTCCTTCTGAGCATGCTGCATATGAGCTGTTAAAAGAACAGCTGGAAGATGTCCTCGACACGCTTACCGACCGTGAAGAAAATGTGCTGCGCCTCCGTTTTGGACTGGATGACGGCAGAACTCGTACACTTGAAGAAGTAGGTAAAGTCTTCGGTGTCACACGTGAACGGATCCGTCAGATCGAAGCCAAGGCTTTACGCAAATTGCGCCATCCAAGCAGAAGCAAACGTCTGAAAGACTTTTTAGAATAG
- the dnaG gene encoding DNA primase, which translates to MSERIPEETLNKILTSTDIVDVVGDYVQLKKQGRNYFGLCPFHGESTPSFSVSPDKQIFHCFGCGAGGNAYTFLMDIDGLSFQEAAQKLGARVGEEISIQAPSSEQDLPSQKDEKQMMEAHGLLSKFYHHLLLNTKEGQEALEYLLSRGFTTESIEKFQIGWSLPSWDFTVKFLQKRGYSLELMEEAGLLVRRERDDSFLDRFRGRIMFPIVDTKGNTVAFSGRSIEPDDEPKYLNSPETKIFNKSSILYHYHGARAMIRRKQQAVLFEGFADVISASEAGVENGIATMGTSLTEQQIGLLKRLTDTVIICYDGDSAGVEAAFRAGRLLHQHQMNIRVATVPEKLDPDDYIKKYGAAKFQQDVIGASLTLMAFKLRYYKLNKNLNDEGDRLKYIEDILKEITQLSKAVEKDYYLRHLADEFDLSLDALQQQMSEMAGPERRTSKPPKQVGMQGDFKRPNQSRLLPAYQTAERRLIAYMLKDPNIAYKIQEWLAGTNLNIDEHQAIITYLLGYYEEGLPPNASTFIGYLPDEKLRRIVTDIEMMSISEESSEQELADYVNQVLKHQKMLRIKEKEVERKEAERLNDYRKEAQIAMEILQLRKSL; encoded by the coding sequence ATGTCTGAAAGAATCCCTGAAGAGACGTTAAATAAAATATTAACATCGACCGATATTGTAGATGTTGTAGGTGATTACGTACAGCTGAAAAAGCAGGGACGGAATTATTTCGGTTTATGTCCGTTCCATGGTGAGAGCACGCCATCTTTTTCTGTTTCACCTGACAAGCAAATTTTTCACTGCTTCGGTTGTGGAGCTGGAGGGAACGCCTATACCTTCCTGATGGATATCGACGGGTTAAGCTTCCAGGAAGCGGCTCAGAAACTCGGTGCAAGAGTGGGAGAAGAAATATCCATCCAGGCTCCTTCGTCTGAACAGGACCTTCCATCTCAGAAGGATGAAAAGCAAATGATGGAAGCCCACGGGCTATTAAGTAAATTTTACCATCATCTTCTCCTAAATACAAAGGAAGGCCAGGAAGCCTTGGAGTATTTACTGTCCAGGGGCTTCACAACAGAAAGCATAGAGAAGTTCCAGATAGGATGGTCACTTCCAAGCTGGGATTTCACTGTGAAATTCCTTCAGAAAAGAGGGTACTCCCTTGAGTTGATGGAAGAGGCCGGTTTGCTCGTCAGAAGGGAACGTGATGATTCGTTCCTGGACCGGTTCCGGGGAAGGATCATGTTCCCGATCGTCGATACGAAAGGAAACACGGTTGCCTTCTCAGGCAGAAGCATAGAACCTGATGATGAACCAAAATACTTAAACAGTCCGGAAACAAAGATTTTCAATAAAAGCAGTATCCTTTATCATTACCATGGTGCAAGGGCGATGATCAGAAGGAAACAGCAGGCGGTATTATTCGAAGGATTTGCCGATGTGATTTCAGCCAGTGAAGCTGGAGTGGAAAACGGAATCGCGACCATGGGTACTTCCTTGACTGAGCAGCAGATCGGACTTCTGAAACGCTTAACGGACACGGTCATCATTTGTTACGATGGTGATTCTGCCGGAGTGGAGGCTGCCTTCCGTGCCGGGAGACTACTTCACCAGCATCAGATGAATATACGTGTTGCCACAGTCCCGGAAAAATTGGACCCTGATGACTACATTAAGAAATATGGTGCAGCCAAGTTTCAGCAGGATGTAATAGGGGCAAGCTTGACGCTCATGGCGTTTAAGCTCCGGTACTATAAGCTAAATAAAAACCTAAATGATGAAGGAGATCGCCTGAAGTATATAGAAGACATACTAAAGGAAATTACTCAATTAAGTAAAGCGGTCGAAAAGGATTATTATTTAAGGCATTTAGCCGATGAGTTCGATTTATCGTTAGATGCTCTTCAGCAGCAGATGTCTGAAATGGCAGGGCCTGAAAGACGGACGTCAAAACCTCCTAAACAGGTCGGTATGCAAGGAGACTTCAAGCGTCCGAATCAGTCACGATTATTGCCCGCCTATCAAACCGCGGAGCGAAGGCTGATCGCATACATGCTAAAAGACCCGAACATCGCTTATAAGATTCAGGAATGGCTTGCAGGCACGAACCTTAATATTGATGAGCATCAGGCAATTATTACTTATTTATTGGGATATTATGAAGAGGGTCTGCCTCCAAATGCCAGTACCTTCATCGGGTATCTTCCTGATGAAAAGCTGCGAAGGATCGTCACAGACATTGAAATGATGTCAATAAGCGAGGAAAGTTCGGAACAAGAACTGGCAGATTATGTGAACCAGGTGTTAAAACATCAAAAGATGTTGAGAATAAAGGAAAAAGAAGTGGAAAGAAAAGAAGCGGAAAGACTGAATGATTACCGAAAAGAAGCACAAATTGCAATGGAAATCTTACAGTTACGTAAGTCTCTATAA
- a CDS encoding YaiI/YqxD family protein, with protein MSEHKSTVYVDADACPVKQEIIGITRAYGLGIVFVASNAHRKNTPDQGTWVYVDSEKEAADLYIMNHIKRGDVLVTQDIGLASLVLPKKVYAISPRGNVYREESIVTALDYRYVAAKERRKGNYGKGPKPFTKEDRETFCTAFEKILSEMAGEFE; from the coding sequence ATGAGCGAACATAAGTCTACCGTATACGTTGATGCAGATGCCTGCCCTGTTAAACAGGAAATCATCGGGATCACACGTGCGTATGGATTGGGAATTGTTTTCGTTGCATCCAATGCCCACAGAAAGAATACACCTGATCAAGGCACGTGGGTGTATGTCGATAGCGAGAAGGAAGCTGCCGATCTTTACATCATGAATCATATCAAGAGGGGTGATGTTCTTGTGACGCAGGATATCGGGCTTGCCAGCCTGGTATTGCCGAAAAAAGTTTATGCGATCTCTCCAAGGGGAAATGTCTACAGGGAAGAGAGCATTGTGACGGCACTCGATTATCGATATGTGGCTGCGAAAGAACGGCGGAAAGGGAACTACGGAAAAGGTCCCAAGCCATTTACAAAAGAAGACAGAGAAACCTTTTGTACTGCTTTTGAAAAGATCTTGTCGGAAATGGCAGGAGAATTTGAATAA
- a CDS encoding pyruvate, water dikinase regulatory protein, which yields MVKEPIIYVVSDSVGETAELVTKAAISQFHGSNTVIKRFPYVEDLEHIDEVISLAKLNQGLIVYTLVKPEMRAYIKEQADKEELYAFDIIGPLMDRYQSSYQKQPLFEPGTVRKLDDDYFKKVEAIEFAVKYDDGRDPRGILRADIVLVGVSRTSKTPLSQYLALKRIKVANVPLVPEVDPPEELFLVSPKKCFGLKISPEKLNTIRRERLKSLGLNDQASYANIKRIEDELEYFEKITDRIGCHVIDVTNKAVEETANVITNIYNKSND from the coding sequence ATCGTGAAAGAACCGATCATCTATGTAGTATCCGACTCGGTGGGAGAGACTGCCGAGCTAGTCACAAAAGCGGCGATCAGCCAATTTCATGGTTCGAATACGGTCATAAAACGCTTTCCGTATGTGGAAGACTTGGAACATATTGATGAAGTGATTTCATTGGCTAAATTGAACCAGGGGTTGATCGTTTATACCCTTGTGAAACCGGAAATGCGTGCGTACATTAAGGAGCAGGCGGATAAAGAAGAACTTTATGCATTTGATATCATCGGTCCATTAATGGATAGATATCAATCTTCTTACCAAAAGCAGCCCCTTTTTGAACCGGGCACGGTAAGAAAGCTTGATGATGATTATTTCAAGAAGGTCGAAGCGATTGAATTTGCCGTTAAATATGATGACGGACGTGACCCCCGCGGGATTTTAAGAGCGGACATCGTATTGGTGGGGGTTTCAAGGACATCGAAAACCCCATTATCCCAATATCTTGCCCTTAAGCGAATCAAGGTGGCGAATGTGCCCCTTGTACCGGAGGTCGATCCTCCGGAGGAATTATTCCTCGTTTCACCAAAGAAATGCTTCGGGTTGAAGATCAGTCCTGAAAAATTAAACACGATCCGCCGTGAAAGATTAAAGTCTCTAGGCTTAAATGATCAGGCGAGCTACGCAAACATCAAACGTATCGAGGATGAACTCGAGTATTTCGAGAAAATCACCGATCGCATCGGATGCCATGTCATTGATGTAACGAATAAAGCTGTTGAAGAGACGGCGAATGTCATTACGAACATTTATAACAAGTCAAACGATTGA
- a CDS encoding helix-turn-helix transcriptional regulator — protein sequence MTIELNKRQEHILQIVKDNGPITGEQIADQLNLTRATLRPDLAILTMAGYLDARPRVGYFYTGKTGTQLLTENLNKIFVKDYQSIPVVVNENVSVYDAIVTMFLEDVGTLFVVDANTYLVGVLSRKDLLRASIGKQELSTLPVNIIMTRMPNITVCEREDPLIAVAKDLIHKQIDSVPVIKKTEKGDLEVIGRITKTNITKAFVALADEY from the coding sequence ATGACAATCGAACTTAATAAACGCCAAGAGCATATCTTGCAAATTGTGAAAGACAACGGACCTATTACTGGAGAACAAATCGCGGATCAATTAAACTTAACGAGAGCGACTTTAAGACCTGACCTGGCGATCTTGACCATGGCGGGATATTTGGATGCCCGTCCGAGAGTGGGGTACTTCTACACAGGGAAAACCGGGACCCAATTACTGACTGAAAACTTGAATAAGATATTCGTCAAGGATTATCAGTCGATTCCTGTGGTCGTGAATGAAAACGTATCTGTGTATGATGCCATCGTGACGATGTTCCTTGAAGATGTAGGGACGCTGTTTGTTGTGGACGCCAATACATACCTGGTGGGAGTGCTTTCCCGGAAGGATCTTTTAAGGGCCAGTATCGGAAAGCAGGAACTCAGTACGCTGCCGGTGAATATTATTATGACGAGAATGCCTAATATTACGGTATGTGAGAGAGAGGATCCGTTGATCGCGGTAGCGAAGGATCTGATCCATAAACAAATCGATTCAGTTCCGGTTATCAAGAAAACGGAAAAAGGTGATCTTGAGGTCATCGGCAGAATTACGAAAACGAATATTACAAAAGCATTTGTAGCATTGGCAGATGAATATTAG
- a CDS encoding glycine--tRNA ligase — protein sequence MSMEKVVNLAKHRGFVFPGSEIYGGLANTWDYGPLGVELKNNIKKAWWKKFVQESPYNVGLDASILMNPQTWVASGHVGNFNDPMIDCKQCKTRHRADKIIENALEEKGIEMIVDGLSFEKMEEIINEHSIACPDCGSQDFTDIRQFDLMFKTHQGVTESSTNEIYLRPETAQGIFVNFKNVQRSMRKKMPFGIAQIGKSFRNEITPGNFTFRTREFEQMELEFFCKPGEDLEWFSYWREFCKNWLLTLGMSEDNMRLRDHDEDELSHYSNATTDIEYKFPFGWGELWGVADRTDFDLKRHMEHSNEDFHYMDPQTNEKYVPYCIEPSLGADRVTLAFLCDAFEEEELENDSRTVLRFHPALAPFKAAVLPLSKKLSDEAFKVYEELSQDLMIDFDETASIGKRYRRQDEIGTPFCITFDFDSMEDRQVTVRHRDTMEQVRMPISEVKSFLQEKIKF from the coding sequence ATGTCAATGGAAAAGGTAGTAAACTTAGCAAAACACCGTGGATTTGTCTTCCCGGGTTCAGAAATCTACGGAGGACTGGCAAACACTTGGGATTACGGCCCATTAGGTGTCGAACTGAAAAACAACATCAAGAAAGCCTGGTGGAAGAAATTCGTCCAGGAATCACCGTATAACGTAGGTCTTGACGCGAGCATCCTGATGAATCCACAAACGTGGGTGGCTTCTGGTCACGTTGGAAACTTCAACGATCCGATGATCGACTGTAAGCAATGTAAAACACGTCACCGTGCTGACAAAATCATTGAAAATGCCCTTGAAGAAAAAGGAATCGAAATGATCGTCGACGGCCTTTCATTCGAAAAAATGGAAGAAATCATCAATGAGCACAGCATCGCGTGCCCTGACTGCGGCAGCCAGGATTTCACAGACATCCGTCAATTCGATTTAATGTTCAAAACCCACCAGGGTGTAACAGAATCTTCAACGAACGAAATTTATCTGCGTCCAGAGACGGCTCAAGGGATTTTTGTTAACTTCAAAAACGTCCAACGTTCAATGCGCAAGAAAATGCCGTTCGGTATCGCTCAAATCGGAAAAAGCTTCCGTAATGAAATCACGCCTGGTAACTTCACGTTCAGAACACGTGAATTCGAACAAATGGAACTTGAATTCTTCTGCAAACCTGGAGAAGACCTTGAGTGGTTCTCTTACTGGCGTGAATTCTGTAAAAACTGGTTACTCACACTCGGCATGAGCGAAGACAACATGCGCCTCCGCGACCATGATGAAGATGAACTATCACACTACAGTAACGCAACAACAGATATTGAATACAAATTCCCGTTTGGCTGGGGCGAACTTTGGGGCGTAGCCGACCGCACAGACTTTGACCTGAAACGTCATATGGAGCATTCAAATGAGGACTTCCATTACATGGACCCGCAGACGAATGAAAAATATGTGCCGTACTGCATCGAGCCTTCCCTTGGAGCTGACCGTGTCACACTTGCATTCTTATGTGACGCATTCGAAGAAGAAGAGCTTGAAAATGACTCACGCACAGTGCTTCGCTTCCATCCGGCACTAGCACCATTCAAAGCGGCAGTCCTTCCGCTTTCGAAAAAGCTATCTGATGAAGCGTTCAAAGTGTATGAAGAGCTTTCACAAGACCTGATGATCGACTTCGACGAAACGGCATCAATCGGTAAACGTTACCGCCGTCAAGACGAAATCGGTACACCATTCTGTATCACATTTGACTTTGACTCCATGGAAGACCGCCAAGTAACGGTCCGCCACCGCGACACAATGGAACAAGTCAGAATGCCGATCAGCGAAGTAAAATCCTTCTTACAGGAAAAAATTAAATTTTAA